The genomic interval ACGATCAGCAAAGGAAAGCCCTGTTCCCGCCAGTGTGGCAGCAGATTGCGGCAATGTCTCGCCGCAATGGGCCGTCTCACGGGAGTTTGAGAGGATGTGATGGCGCGGTGCCAATGTCTCCGGGCTGTGATTGTATGGGCACGGCTCAGGCTGCAGCCTTGAAGTCTTCAATTTCAACGCGGTTTCGGCCCTGATGTTTGGCTTCATAGAGCTTTTTGTCTGCAGCATTGATCAACGCCTGCAATGTTTCGCAATGCTGATCGGCAATGGCAGCCCCGATGCTTACGGTGATCGAGATAGACTCATCTCCATAGAAAACCGGTTCGGAGCCGATGGCATGGCGAATGCGCTCACCTATGACTTCGGCCTGTTGTGCGCCTGTATGCGGCAACAGTATAATGAACTCTTCGCCGCCATACCGAGCCAATAGATCGCGCGCGCGCATGCAATGCTTGATCCGGCTCGCTACGGTCTTCAGCACAGCATCACCAGCGATATGACCGAAACGATCATTGACCTTCTTGAAGTGATCTAGATCGAGAAGCAGGACCACGTCGTCAGGTTGAGGAGTCGCAATGAATTGCATGAAAAAGGATCGGCGATTGGAAATGCCGGTCAGATGGTCTGTGTCCGCCTGACGCCTTAGCTTCGTATGTGCCCTGTCCGAAATCATTACCGCGGTGAAGAGCACCAGAGTGAAATTGAGCACGATAACAAAGAAGAAAACGGATAGCGGGTTGAGTATCTCCATCCGTTGATCCAAAAAGCCGAGCCCGGCAAAAAGGCTGAGTATTCCAGCCAGACTGTTGACTGCAATCATCATTTTCCGTGAGCGCAGAGGGTCGTTCTTGAAGTCGATGGCATAGTGCACAGCACCTCCAAGGAAGGCCGTCGCGGCCACCAGATTGAAGGTTGCTGCTCGGTAGGCATTGACCTCTTCAAAATGGGTAACAAACGCAATGACGATGATGAGAGTTGCCGGGGCAAGGGAAAGCATGCTCAACCGACTGAAGCGTCGTTGGCTCAATGCCTTTTGCCCCATCCATATAAAGGCGTAGCCCCACAGGCCGAGTGAGAGGCTACCCAGCTGCCACATTCTTTCTGATAGTATCCCCAATTCGCCTATGCCGGCCAATGTGGAGCCCACAGCCATGATGGCGAAGCCGACGGCCAAAAGAATGAGGGAAGCCTGTTTCGAAGAGGTAAGCCACAGATAAACAAAGGTAACTACGCCAACGATGTAGGCGGTTTTCTGCAGTAGGAGTACCGTCGCAAGGTCAAGGTTGTTTGGCATGTTTACTCTATACACAGCGTGCCGCGAGACCGTAAATTTACGGCCAATTACTCAGAATATTACCACTGTAACTATTAACAATATATATAGCGTGATTAGAGTGTCTTATAGAGTGCCTAGATAGCGAGCCATGTCTCGATGACATCGATAAACGCATCCGCAAATTTTCTCTGCTTGGAACTGCCAACACCATGGATGAGCAAAAAGTCGGGGCGTGTCGTCGGCTTGTGAATGGCCATTTCCGCCAGCGTCTTGTCCGTGAAAATCACATAGGCGGGCACTTTATGCTCGCGAGCCAATTCCGAGCGGGCGGCACGGAGCGCTTCATAGAGATCCTTGTCCGCCGCATCCAGCTCCGGCAGGCTGGATTTGGTGCGCTTGGGCCGACTGAGCTCGCTTGGTGCCATGACGTCGGTGCGATAGGAAAAGCGGATGTCTCCCTTTTTCAGCGCTTCCGATTTGGCGGTCAGTTTGAGAGCCCCATGGCCCTGAATGTCGAGCCTGAGCATATTGGCTGCCACCATCTGACGCAGAATGGCGCGCCAGTCTTCCTTGGATGTGCCTTTGCCGGAGCCATGGCAGGGAA from uncultured Cohaesibacter sp. carries:
- a CDS encoding GGDEF domain-containing protein; its protein translation is MPNNLDLATVLLLQKTAYIVGVVTFVYLWLTSSKQASLILLAVGFAIMAVGSTLAGIGELGILSERMWQLGSLSLGLWGYAFIWMGQKALSQRRFSRLSMLSLAPATLIIVIAFVTHFEEVNAYRAATFNLVAATAFLGGAVHYAIDFKNDPLRSRKMMIAVNSLAGILSLFAGLGFLDQRMEILNPLSVFFFVIVLNFTLVLFTAVMISDRAHTKLRRQADTDHLTGISNRRSFFMQFIATPQPDDVVLLLDLDHFKKVNDRFGHIAGDAVLKTVASRIKHCMRARDLLARYGGEEFIILLPHTGAQQAEVIGERIRHAIGSEPVFYGDESISITVSIGAAIADQHCETLQALINAADKKLYEAKHQGRNRVEIEDFKAAA